From the Chiloscyllium plagiosum isolate BGI_BamShark_2017 unplaced genomic scaffold, ASM401019v2 scaf_48790, whole genome shotgun sequence genome, the window NNNNNNNNNNNNNNNNNNNNNNNNNNNNNNNNNNNNNNNNNNNNNNNNNNNNNNNNNNNNNNNNNNNNNNNNNNNNNNNNNNNNNNNNNNNNNNNNNNNNNNNNNNNNNNNNNNNNNNNNNNNNNNNNNNNNNNNCGATGGGAGTTGAGTTGGCGTTGTTGGCGGATATTGGGTTGGCGATGGGAGTTGGGTTGGCGTTGGTGCATACTGGGTTGGCGATGGGTGTTGGGTTGGCGTCGGTGGCGGATATTGGGTTGGCGTCGGGAGTTGGGTTGGCGTTGTTGGCGGATATTGGGTTGGCGAGGGGCCCGGCTGGCCGGCGGCCCCTCCCCCGCCCCGGCAGTTCCTGCGGCGGTGCCCCCGCAGCCCGGCGGGCGCCTTGAAGCAGCGGCCGCAGTCCGGGCAGGCGTGGGGGCGCAGCGGGCTGTGCGTGCGGCGGTGCCGGCCCAGCATGGAGGAGCGGGTGAAGCCTTTGCCGCAGGCCCCGCACACGTAGGGCCGCTCGCCGGTGTGGAGGCGGGCGTGCTGGTCCAGGTCGCGGCTGCTCTTGAAGGCCCGCGGGCAGTCCGGGCAGGGGTAGGGCGCCCGGTCGGAGTGGGAGCGGGCGTGGCGGGCCAGCTCGTAGGGGTAGCGGAAGGCCTTGCCGCACTCCGGGCACCGGTGACGGGGCGGGTCGGGCTGGTGGCGCCCCTGGTGCTTCAGGAGGTAGGAGGCCGTCTTGAAGGCCTTGCCACAGGAGGGGCAGGCGTAGGGGGTCTCCTGGGAGTGGGTGCGCAGGTGCTGCGCCAG encodes:
- the LOC122545555 gene encoding zinc finger protein 628-like yields the protein RRVFARSGELQAHLASHGRPAPGYACGECGRRYSRASHLLRHQRSHTGERPYPCPACGKGFVNSYELLRHQLTHTDAAPHPCPRCDKSFKRPHYLAQHLRTHSQETPYACPSCGKAFKTASYLLKHQGRHQPDPPRHRCPECGKAFRYPYELARHARSHSDRAPYPCPDCPRAFKSSRDLDQHARLHTGERPYVCGACGKGFTRSSMLGRHRRTHSPLRPHACPDCGRCFKAPAGLRGHRRRNCRGGGGAAGQPGPSPTQYPPTTPTQLPTPTQYPPPTPTQHPSPTQYAPTPTQLPSPTQYPPTTPTQL